The sequence below is a genomic window from Streptomyces sp. B21-105.
AGCTCGAAGGCCAGGACCTCCGGGGCGTGGTCGGCATGCAGCCGTTTCAGCTCGGGCACCGGCCGACTCTACCCAAGCGGTGTGCGTGAGCGCCGAGTTCGGAGCGTGGGCACCGAGTTCGCAGGGGCGGCGGGGAGTCCGCCGGGGTGAGTGGCAGTCCCGGTAGGACGGTGCCACCATGAAAGGACCGGGGTGCGAGGCCCCGTCTCTGCTGCGGCTTCGGTCACAGAACACGCGCCCGAGAAGCAGTACTGCGGCATCGAGACGCTTCGCGACCCCGGACGGGCCGCGCGGCCGTGCTCGCGCATGAGGTGCGGCCCGGACGCTCGCCTGCCAGGAGGGATCACATGGCCAAGCGTCTGATCGTCTGCTGTGACGGCACATGGAATTTCGCCGACCAGCCCAGCAAGACGAACGTCACCAAGGTCGCCCTGTCCGTCCGCCCGCAGGACGGCGACGTCACGCAACGCGTCTACTACCACAGCGGTGTCGGCACCAGCCGACGGGAGCGGCTGCGCGGCGGCGCGTTCGGTGTGGGGCTGTCCCGCAACGTCGTCGACGCGTACCGCTTCCTGGTCGACAACTACGAGCCCGGGGACCAGCTGTACTTCTTCGGGTTCAGCAGGGGCGCGTTCACGGCCCGCAGTCTGGCCGGTCTGGTGCGCAACTCCGGGATCCTGCGCGGGGAGTACAGGGATCGCGTCGGTGATGCCTGGACCCTCTACCGCAGCCGGACGGAGGAGCCGACGAGCACGGCGTCCAGGCTGTTCCGCCGCTCCTACGCCCACGAGACGGGCATCCGGTTCATCGGCGTGTGGGACACCGTCGGCGCCCTGGGCATCCCGATGCCCGCCTCGCGCCGGCTCGCCGCGGGCGTGGACCTGTTCAACCGCCGCTGGGCGTTCCACGACACCACGTTGAGCAGTTGGGTGCAGAGTGCGTTCCATGCGCTCGCCGTCGACGAACAGCGCTCGCCGTTCCCGCCCACGCTGTGGCGTCGGCAGGCCGTGACCGACAGCGAGGAGGCTCTGCGCCGGCGTGGCGGCAAGGCCCAGGAACTCAAGCAGGTGTGGTTCACGGGGGTGCACTGCGACATCGGCGGCGGCTACGAGGACCCGGCTCTGTCCGACATCCCCCTGCTCTGGATGGTCGGCGAGGCGAAGCGCTGCGGCCTGAAGTTCGAGGACGCGGCGTTCACAAGGAGCGAGCCGGGGGCGGCGCCGTCCGGGGACTCCACGGACATCAGGGTCCAGCCCGACGTGATGGGCGAGCGGCACGACTCGCGAACGGGCCTGTACCGGTGGGTCGCGCCGGTCCCGCGGCCCATCGGCGAGGCCGTCGGCGGACACGAACGCGTCTCGGACACCGTACTGCGACGCCATGACGCCGACCCGGGCTACCAGCCGAAGAACCTGGCCGACTACCTCAAGGACTCGGACCCGCAGGTCGAGAACGTACGCCCGCGGATCCCGGGCGGGGAGTAGCCGTCGATCGACCGTACGGATCGCCTCCCTTCACCTCGGGTGCTCGAGGGGCCGCGGAGAGTGCCGGGCTCCTCGCGCGATGACCGCCGTGAGCGTCTGTCGGCCGGTGGGGGATCTCTCGCCGTTTCCGCGTTCCGGCGGGTGTCGCGGACACTGGACGGCAGGAGAGGGGAGGCCGCCCGTGCTGACCACCGTCCGTGAACACCTGGGACAGGTCCTGTTCCGCCGCGTCGCCGGCCCCGACGGGCCGACGACACGTGCTCGCATCCACGACACCCCCGGACCGCGCTGGTTCGCGCCGGAGCGTCCGATCCGCACGGTCCACGGCGACGCCTCCATGTTCATCGGCGGTCTGAGCGCACTGCTGCTGCAGTCTCTGCATCCCCTCGCGATGGCGGCGGTGGCCGGGCACTCCGGCTATCGCGGCGACCCGTGGGGCCGGCTCCAGCGCACCAGCACCTTCCTCGCCGTGACGACCTACGGCACCGCCGCGGACGCCCAGCGGGCGGTCGACCACGTCCGGGGCATCCACGAACGGATCCGTGGGACGACGGCCGACGGCGTGCCGTATCACGCGGCCGATCCGCAGCTGCTCGGCTGGGTGCACGCCGCCGAGACGGACAGTTTCCTGCGCGCCCACGAACGCTACGGAGCCGCTCCGCTGGACGCGGCCGGTTACGACGCCTACGTCGCCGACACCGCGCGGGTCGCGGAGGCGCTCGGCGTGAGCGATCCGCCCCGCGACCGCCGCGCCCTGTCCGCGCGCCTGGCCGCCTACCGGTGGGAGCTCACGGCGACGCCCGAGGCCCGGGCCGCCGCCCGCTTCCTGCTGTTCCAGCCGCCGCTGCCGCTCGCGGTCCGGCCGTTCTACGGCGGGCTGGCCGCGAACGCCGTGGCGCTGCTGCCGGACTGGGCGCGCGGCATGCTGTGGCTGCCGCGCGTCCCGGTCGTCGAGCAGCTCGCCGTACGGCCCGCCGGACAGGTCCTGACCCGCACCATCCGCTGGGCCATGACGCCGCCGCGCCGGCCCCGGCCGGTATGAGCGGCGCCGTGTCGGACTGCCTTCGCCCTCCCGTCCGCCGGGTCGGCGCCGTGGTCAGGCGGTGGACTTCTGCTGTGACACGTGTGGCGCGTGTGACGCCCCGCGCTCGTTGCGCAGTTCCTCGTTCATGCGCTGGGCTTCTTCCAGCTGGTCTTCGAGGATGACGATGCGGCAGGCGGCCTCGACGGGGGTGCCCTGGTCGACGAGTTCGCGGGCACGCGCCGCGACGCGCAGTTGGTAGCGGGAGTAGCGGCGGTGCCCGCCTTCGGAGCGCAGGGGGGTGATCAGGCGGTGTTCGCCGAGGGCTCGGAGGAAGGCGGGGGTGGCGCCGAGCATCTCGGCGGCCCTGCCCATGGTGTAGGCGGGGTAGTCGTCGTCATCGAGCGGGGCGACGGGGCGGGTACTGCGTGGGGGCATAGACCTCTTCTTCCGGGGGACGCGTCGGGGGGCCCGGGTGCCGTACCGGCACCCGGGCCCCGAGCTGTCAACACCATCTGCCGACTGCGTGCGCCGGCGCCTTGTTCCGCAGGGCCCACCCGAAGGGGCTGGGCTGCGGGGATCGCTGCTGCGTGACCGGGGACCACCTTCCAATCCGGGGTCTGCGGTACCCGGGCGGACTTCCTCCGCGCCCGGGCGATCCTGATGGCGTCTGCTCCTTACTTTCGGCTACACGGTGGACTGTTACTGCTGGATACCGCGGGTACTGCTCGCGACCCGGCGGGCCGCGTCCTTCTTGGACTGCGTGTGCGCCAGTTCGTGTCTGCCGCACTCTCTCGACTTCTTGAGTACGAGAGAAACAGTAACCCGGCAGTGCGGCCATGTCTACTCTCGTCAGCACAGATTTTCTCCGTCGCCGTGACCTGGACTTCTGACCGTGCGACATCCGGAAGAGTGTCGCGCCGGGAAAACCGGCTCCCTGGCATCTGCCGTCCGGCGGATACTGGCCTTTCCTACCGGCGAAACGAGGAGCACGGCACGTGACCCGCGACGATCGCACAGGACCGCCCGGCTTCGGGACCGAACGAGACATGCTGCGGGCCTTCCTCGACTACCACCGCGCGACCCTCGCCATGAAGTGCGAAGGCCTCACCGACGAGGAGCTGCGGCAGCAGTCGATGCCCCCGTCCACACTCTCGCTGCTCGGTCTGGTGCGGCACATGGCGGAGGTCGAACGGGCCTGGTTCCGGCGGGTGTTCGAGGACAACGACGCGCCCATGGTCTGGTCGGACGAGATCGACTTCCAGGCGGCCTACGACGCGAGCGCCTCGACCAGGGAGGAGGCGTTCGGCGCCTGGCAGGCGGAGGTGGAGAACTCGCGCCGGGTCGAGCGGGCGGCCGAGTCCCTGGATCAGGCCGGCTACCAGCCGAGGTGGGAGGAGGAGGTGTCGCTGCGGATGGTGATGGTGCACGTCCTCCTGGAGTACGGCCGTCACAACGGGCACGCGGACTTCCTGCGGGAGGGCGTCGACGGAACCGTGGGCGCCTGAGTTCGGGGGAGGCGTCGTCCGCGGAAGCCTCAGCCGAGTGGGGCGAGTGGGCCGAGTCAGGCGAGTCGGGCGAGTCGGCGCAGCGGTGCGCTACGGCCCCGGTCCGGCACCGTCCACAGGGTCTGGCCGCGGACGCCCCAGCGCTCCAGCAGCGCGTTCGCGGCGAGGAAACCGCTCGTGGCGGCGCGTTCCATGAGCGCCACCGGCAGTTCCGTGCGCACGAGGTCGCCGGCCACCACCAGGCCCGGGTCACAGGTGCGGACGGTGGGCCGGTCGTCGTAGCCGCCGACCGGGAACAGCGGGCAGTCGGCCCGCCATTCGTGCCGTTCGTCGACCACCCTCGCCGCGCGCGTCTCCGGATACACCCGGTGCAGTTGCTCCAGCAGCTGTTTCTGCTCCACGTCGCGGGCCGGGCGGTCGGGCAGCGCGTAGGCGTGCAGTTCGACGACCGAGCCTTTGGTGCGGGAGGTCCAGCGCGCGGCCTCGCCCTCCCAGCGTTCGAGCACGCTGACGTTGTCGAGGGTCCCGTAACCGCTGGTCCCGAGGAATCCCGGGCGGTCGGCGGCGACCGGGCGGTCCAGCCACAGGCGTGAGACGAGGAAGGGCGGCGCGGTGCGCAGCCTGGTGGTCCGCTCCCGCCAGGCGGCGTCCGCCAGCCGCGGGGAGCGTGCGACGAGGGATCTCAGGCCCGCCGCGTCCAGGGCCAGCACGGTGGCGTCGTAGCGGTGCTGCGCGGCGTCGGCGGCGACGAGGAAGCCGCCGTCCGCGGTCGGCTCGACGGCGTCGACGGGGGTGCCGGTGCGCAGTTCGACGCCGTGGCCGCGCAGATAGCCGGCGAGAGGGTCCCAGAGCGCCGCGGGGAAGGGCTCGTCCGGCACGTCGAACAGCAGCCCCTCGGACGAGCCGAAGAAGTAGATGTGGAACATCAGGACCATCTCCGCCGCCGAGAGGTGGCGGGGGTCGGCGAAGAAGCTCCGGGAGAAGACCTCGAACGCGAGGTGGTGGGCGGCCTCGGGGAAGCGGATCGACCGGAGGTAGTCGTGTGCGCTGACGTCGTCGAGTCGCGCGTAGACGTCGGGGACGCGCACGTCCAGGAGGGGCAGCGCGGCGACCGGGTTCATGCGGGCGAGGTCGCGCAGGCCGAAGGTCGGGCTCAGTGCCACGAATCCGAGAGCGCTCCAGGGCGGGGTGCGCGGGACGTGCCGGAAGCTGTCGTGCAGGCCGTTGCCGTGCCGCAGCGGGTAGTCGGGCAGCCCGCGCAGGCGCTCCAGCCCCGGATCGGTGCGGCGCAGAAGTCCGCGCAGGTTGTAGTACTGGCGGAAGAACGCGTGGAAGCCTCGGCTCATGGTGACTTCGCTGCCGTCGGCGAGGGCGGTGGGCCGGCCGGCGAGGCGTCCGCCCAGAGCGTTCTCGCGTTCGTAGAGCGTGACCCGCGCCCCCCGTTCGGCCAGGGCCGTCGCGGCGGCCAGGCCGGCGATGCCGCCGCCCACGACCGCGGTCGTCGGACGACGGTCGCCGGTGAGGCGGGGTGCGCCCGGCGCGGGCAGCAGGGTGCGGGCGCGCCGGTCCCGGCCGCGCCGGGCAGCGGTCGGCCGCGGGGAGCGGGTCATCGGGCGTTCTCCGCGCCGGCGTGCGGGCGGCGGGCGACGACGGTGTGGGTGACGCCGGTCTGCCAGCCCGGCAGGGGCAGCGCCCGCACGTCGCGCAGGCCGACCGCGCGGACCCGGGCGGCGAAGCGGTCCGCGGTGTCGAACTCCACGACACTGCGCCACAGATGGCGGTAGAGGTCGCCGTCGCCGAGCATGGTGGCGACGGGCAGGACAAGGCCTCGGCACACGCCCGTCCACACCGCACGGTGAGCGGTCCGGCCGCTCAGGGTGTACTCGTGGACCGCCAGCCTGCCCCCGGGGCGAGCGCGTCGCGGACCGCCGCGAGCACGGCGTCGGGATCGGCGACGTTGCGGAAGAGATAGGCGGCGAAGACCGCGTCGAAGGGGCCGTGCACGCCTGCCTCGGCCAGCCGCTCGGCAGGGGCCCGCACGAACGTCACCCCGCTCCGCCACGGTTTGCCGGCGGCACGCTCCAGCATGCCCGCCGAGGCGTCCACGGCGGTGATCTCGGCGCCGGGCAGGACGGCGGCGAGGGCTGCCGTGGAGGCGCCGGTGCCGCAGCCGAGGTCCAGCACACGAAGCCCGGCGCCGCCGCGGGGCAGGCCGAGACGGCGCGCCGAGCGGCGCAGTTGGCCGTGGTAGCCGGGATTGGCGGCGACCAGGGCGTCGTAGCTGCGGGAAGCGTGGTCGAACGCGGCGGCCAGCTTCTCGTCGCGCAGCAGGGTCATACGGTCTCCTCGGTCATACGGTCTCGTCGGTCGTGCGGACTCGTCGGTCGTGCGGACTCGTCGGTAGGGGGGCGCGGAACTGTGCGGAACCTTGTCGGGTGGGGGCACGGTCGGTGTCGGACCGGGGTCACGGGCCGGACCGGGCCGTGCGGGGAAGCCAGGGCAGCTCGGCCGCGCTGTGGAGCATCGGCAGGACGGGGGTGCGGATGCCGACGGAGAAGTCCTCGTGAAGTCGGGTCTCGCCGTCGAGGAAGCGCAGCAGCCGTCGCATCGGCACCTGGGCGAAGAGCCGGGCGAAGAAGGCGGCGCCGTCGACGCGGCCGCTGTCCAGCGCCCGCAGCATCACCGCGTCCATGGCGCGCGAGCGGGCGGAGTGGGCGGGCGGGGGCAGCGGATGGCGCCCCGCGCGCAGGGCTTCGGCGACGGCCCGCGTCTGACGCTGGACGGCGGAGAACGTGTATCCCGTGGACGGCCGGGTCGCGCCGCCCGCCGCACCGATGCGGAACACCGACGGCGCCGCCCGGCGGGCGAAGCGGGCGTCGGTCATCGGGATGACGCCGGTCTCCGTGGCGGTGACCTCGAAGCCGCCGAGGCGCAGCACGTCGCCGGTGTAGTGGCGCAGCGCCTCGTCGTAGGCGTGTCGGGTCAGGACCGCGTGGGAGAACTGGGTGTACTCCACGAGTGCCCGGTGGCGGTCGGTGGGGAGCAGGTAGCCGAAGGCGAGTCCGCGGGACGGCTGCGGCACCCGGAAGTCCATGAGCATCGCCGTGCCGGGGTCGAACGCCGGGCGGTCGGTGCGCACGAACCAGCCGCGGAAGTGCTGCAGCAGGGTGGTGCGGGCCGCCGGGAGGCGGGCGAGCGGGCGGGAGTCGAACACCCAGCGGGCGTGCACGGCGACGGGCCGGCCCTCGTGGGTGCGCGCGAGGATCTCGGCTCCGTCGGCGTCGCCGCGCACCGTCTCGACGGCCGCCTCCAGCCGTCGGACGTCGTCGCTGTGGGCCAGGGCGTGGTCGACATGGCGGGCGAAGTCGTCGGAGCGGAGCATCTTGTAGCGCAGCGGGGCGATGTCGTCCTCGGTGGGCCGCCCGGTGGAGTCGTGTACGCGCAGCCGCCGCCATTCGGCGGTCACGGCGTCGTCGTAACGCCCGCCCCCCGCTTCCCAGAAGCACCATGTGCGGCGCGGCGGACGAAGGGGGCCGGGCGGGGCGTCCAGCAGCACGGTGGACACCCGCCGGCCTTGCGGGGCGGGGTGCGAGAGGCGGTGGGCCAGGGAGAGTCCGGCTGCTCCCGCGCCCAGGATGGCCACCTCTGCGTGCAGCACGAGCCGCTCCCTTCGTACGACGCTCCCGCCGGCGGCGCGTCTGCAGCAGCATTCACCCGGGGAGGCCTCGGCGGATGCAGGCTCCGCCGGTTGTCGGCCATCCGGGGCCGCCGAGTGCGTGACCGGCCCGTTCTCTCCCACCTCGCGTCGGTCGTGCGTCGGATCAGCCCGCGTGGTCGGGAACGCCGTCCTCCCGGAGGCAGCGGCCGAGCCGGTGCAGACCGCGTCTGGCGTGACTCTTGACTGCATGCCGTCTCGGACGCATGCCGTCTCGGACGGCTGTCGCGGCTCCCTCACCATGCGAAGCGCGTCAGTGGCGCGACAACTCGCATCGTCTGTGCGTCGTTTTGCGCCCGCTTCGGGTGGGCGGCGGCGTCGCCCGATCGCCCGATCGGGCGAAAACCGACCGCACGTTGTCCCCCGATGGCGCATCCGTGGCGGCCTCGGCCGCGGAAGGCATTACGTCAGACCCGAAGCGACCGTGGCGAGAGGAACCGGGATGCGTCCCACCGAGGCGAAGGATCTTCCTGTGCCCGAGAAGGCACCCGACCCTCGGACCGAGCGCCCTCCGAGCGGCCGTCCCCGCCTCGGGGACGGCCCCCGCTCCTCCGGCGGCCGCGCATCGGACCCGCAGGACCCGCACGTCCGGCCGCCGTACCCGCACGTCCGACGCGACCCCCACGTCCGGCCCGACCCGCACGTCCACCCGGACCCGGATGTGAACCGGCTCGACGCCGTCGACGGCGATGTGCCCGCCGCCGTGGGGCGCGTCCTCGACGCCCTCCTGGCCGAACGGGTGGAGCAAGCCGCCGCGCTGGATCCGGTGTTCGGCCGTGACGTCGCCGAACGCGTCGCACAGTGCACCGTGGAGGGAGGCAAGCGCATGCGCTCCCAGTTCGTGTGGTGGGCGCTGCGTGCCTGTGGCGGCGGCGCCGCGGAGGCGGAGGCCGCCCTGCGGGTCGGTGCCGCCCTCGAACTGATCCAGACCTGTGCGCTCGTCCACGACGACGTCATGGACGGCTCCCGGCTGCGCCGCGGACGGCTCGCCCTGCACGCGGACGTCACCGCCCAGTACGCCGACGCCGTGCCCGCCGACCGCGCCCGGCGCTTCGGCGAGGCCGCGGCGATCCTCGCCGGGGATCTGGCCCTGGCCTGGGCCGACGACACCGTCGCGACCGTCGTGGCGCCCCCGGACACGGACCGCGCCCTGCGCGATCTGTGGAGCACCATGCGCACGGAGATGGTGGCCGGGCAGTATCTCGACATCCAGGGCCAGGCGACCTCCTCGCTGTCCCTGGCCCGGGCCGTCCGCGCCGCCTGCCTCAAGAGCGCGCTGTACTCCGTCGAACGCCCGCTGGCGCTCGGAGCCGCCCTGGCCGGAGCGGACGGTGCACAGAGCACGGCCCTGTGCTCGGCGGGCCGGTGCGTCGGCATCGCGTTCCAACTGCGCGACGACCTCGCCGACGCCTTCGGCGACCCACGGCGCACCGGCAAACCCGTGGGCGGCGACATCCGGGCGGGCAAACCCACCTACCTGGCGGCCGTGGCGCGGGCCCGTGCGGAGACGACGGGCGACCGCCGCGCCCTCGCCGTGCTGCGGCGCTCCCTCGGCCGCACCGACCTCTGCGAGAGCCGTCTCGCCGAGGTCCGCGACGTCCTGGTGGCCACCGGCGCCCGTGACCTCGTCGAGGCGAAGATCGACCGGCTGGTCGCCCAGGGGATGCGCCACCTCGACTCCGCCGTCCTGGAGCCGCAGGCCCGAGGGCGCATTCGACGGCTGCTGCACGCCTCGGCCGGCACGACCCCCACCGCCATCCTCAGCCCAAGTCCCACACCCGGAGGGTGCGGAGCGGAGGACGGCGGCCCGCCGCTCTCCCTCCTCCCCTCCGCCGGCACCGACGGAGTCCCGCGATGACCAGAACCGTTCCCGGACGCACGGATCACGTCGTGGTGATCGGCGCCGGGCTCTCCGGCCTGGCGGCCACGCTGCACCTGCTCGGCGCGGGCCGCCGGGTCACCCTGGTCGAACGCGACCCGCTGCCCGGCGGCCGCGCCGGACGCCTGGAGCGCGGCGGCTACCGCATCGACACCGGGCCCACCGTGCTGACCATGCCCGACCTGGCCGACGAGGCGTTCGCGGCGGTCGGCGAGAACCTGCGCGACCGCGTCGACCTCGTCCCGCTGCACCCCGCCTACCGGGCGCTGTTCGCCGACGGCAGCGGCCTCGACGTGCACACCGACCCGCAGGCGATGGAGGCGGAGGTCGAGCGTTTCGCGGGTGCCGCCGAAGCCGCGGGCTACCGGCGGCTGCGCGCGTGGCTGGAGCAGCTGTACCGGGCGCAGCTGCGGCGGTTCATCGACGCGAACTTCGACTCCCCCTTCCAGTTGCTGACCCCGGACCTGGCCCGGCTCGCCGCCCTCGGCGGATTCGGCCGGCTGGACGCGAGGATCGGCCGTCACCTGCGCGACGAACGGCTGCGCCGCGTCTTCTCCTTCCAGGCGCTGTACGCCGGGGTCGCCCCGGCGCGAGCGCTGGCCGCGTACGCCGTGATCGCCTACATGGACACCGTCGCCGGCGTGTACTTCCCCCGCGGGGGCATGCACGCCCTTCCGCAGGCCATGGCGGACGCCGCCGCGAGGGCCGGCGCCGATCTCCGGTTCGGCCAGGACGTCACCCGGCTGGAACGCTCCGCCGGCCGGGTCACCGCCGTCGTCACCGTCCAGGACCGCATCGCGTGCGACGCCGTGGTCCTCACCCCGGAGCTGCCCGTCTCCTACGCGCTCCTCGGTCGCACACCGCGGCGTCCCGTGCGGATCCGGCACGCGCCGTCGGCCGTCGTCCTGCACGCCGGAACGGACCGTACCTGGCCCGGACTCGCCCATCACACTCTGTCGTTCGGGGCGCGGTGGCACCGCACCTTCGACGAACTCACCCGCGAGGGGCGTCTGATGAGCGACCCGTCGCTGCTCATCACCCGGCCCACCGCCACCGACCCGACGCTCGCCCCGCCCGGCCGGCACCTCCACTACATCCTGGCCCCCTGCCCGAACACCGACATCGGTCCGGACGCCGCCGCCTGGAGCGACCTCGCACCGCGCTGCCGCGACAGCGTCCTGCGGGAACTCCAGCGACGCGGACTCGACGGCATCGCCGAAGCCGTCGAGGAGGAGGTCCTCGTCACTCCCGCCGACTGGACGGCACAGGGGCACGCGGCCGGCACCCCCTTCTCGGCCGCCCACACCTTCGCGCAGACCGGCCCCTTCCGGCCGCGCAACCTCGTTCGCGGCACCGACAACGCCGTGCTCGCGGGCTGCGGCACCACACCGGGGGTCGGCGTTCCCACCGTACTGCTGTCCGGCAAGCTCGCCGCGGCGCGGATCACCGGCCGGCAGGCGCCTCCCGGGCGCGGCCCGTCGACGGTGGCGGCGGCACCGCTCATGTCGCCCGTGCAGGAAGGAGCGCGCCCGTGACCGCCCGGGAACTCGACGCGGCGGGCATCACCGAACCGGCGCTGCGCGCGGCCTACGCACAGTGCCGTCGGCTCAACGCCCGGCACGGCCGGACGTACTTCCTCGCCACCCGGCTGCTGCCCGTGGAACGCCGTCCCGCCGTCCACGCCCTCTACGGCTTCGCCCGCTGGGCCGACGACATCGTCGACTCCCCGGCAGCGGACGTCCCCGTCCATCGCCGGGCGGCCGACCTGACCCACCTCGAGCAGCGCCTGCACCGCGGGCTGCGGGACGGCCGCAGCACCGAGCCGGTGGTCCTCGCGCTCGCCGACACGGCCCGCCGCTACGCCATCGACCACCGGCACTTCCACGACTTCATGGCGTCCATGCGCAGCGACCTGGAGGTGACCGACTACCCGACCTACGCCGACCTGCGCGCCTACATGCACGGTTCGGCCGCGGTGATCGGGCTGCAGATGCTGCCGATCCTGGGCACCGTGGTCCCCCGTGAGGAAGCGGCCCCGCACGCCGCGGCCCTGGGGGTCGCCTTCCAGCTGAGCAACTTCCTGCGCGATGCGGGCGAGGACCTCG
It includes:
- a CDS encoding MerR family transcriptional regulator, which produces MPPRSTRPVAPLDDDDYPAYTMGRAAEMLGATPAFLRALGEHRLITPLRSEGGHRRYSRYQLRVAARARELVDQGTPVEAACRIVILEDQLEEAQRMNEELRNERGASHAPHVSQQKSTA
- the crtI gene encoding phytoene desaturase family protein → MTRTVPGRTDHVVVIGAGLSGLAATLHLLGAGRRVTLVERDPLPGGRAGRLERGGYRIDTGPTVLTMPDLADEAFAAVGENLRDRVDLVPLHPAYRALFADGSGLDVHTDPQAMEAEVERFAGAAEAAGYRRLRAWLEQLYRAQLRRFIDANFDSPFQLLTPDLARLAALGGFGRLDARIGRHLRDERLRRVFSFQALYAGVAPARALAAYAVIAYMDTVAGVYFPRGGMHALPQAMADAAARAGADLRFGQDVTRLERSAGRVTAVVTVQDRIACDAVVLTPELPVSYALLGRTPRRPVRIRHAPSAVVLHAGTDRTWPGLAHHTLSFGARWHRTFDELTREGRLMSDPSLLITRPTATDPTLAPPGRHLHYILAPCPNTDIGPDAAAWSDLAPRCRDSVLRELQRRGLDGIAEAVEEEVLVTPADWTAQGHAAGTPFSAAHTFAQTGPFRPRNLVRGTDNAVLAGCGTTPGVGVPTVLLSGKLAAARITGRQAPPGRGPSTVAAAPLMSPVQEGARP
- a CDS encoding lycopene cyclase family protein, encoding MLHAEVAILGAGAAGLSLAHRLSHPAPQGRRVSTVLLDAPPGPLRPPRRTWCFWEAGGGRYDDAVTAEWRRLRVHDSTGRPTEDDIAPLRYKMLRSDDFARHVDHALAHSDDVRRLEAAVETVRGDADGAEILARTHEGRPVAVHARWVFDSRPLARLPAARTTLLQHFRGWFVRTDRPAFDPGTAMLMDFRVPQPSRGLAFGYLLPTDRHRALVEYTQFSHAVLTRHAYDEALRHYTGDVLRLGGFEVTATETGVIPMTDARFARRAAPSVFRIGAAGGATRPSTGYTFSAVQRQTRAVAEALRAGRHPLPPPAHSARSRAMDAVMLRALDSGRVDGAAFFARLFAQVPMRRLLRFLDGETRLHEDFSVGIRTPVLPMLHSAAELPWLPRTARSGP
- a CDS encoding DUF2235 domain-containing protein translates to MAKRLIVCCDGTWNFADQPSKTNVTKVALSVRPQDGDVTQRVYYHSGVGTSRRERLRGGAFGVGLSRNVVDAYRFLVDNYEPGDQLYFFGFSRGAFTARSLAGLVRNSGILRGEYRDRVGDAWTLYRSRTEEPTSTASRLFRRSYAHETGIRFIGVWDTVGALGIPMPASRRLAAGVDLFNRRWAFHDTTLSSWVQSAFHALAVDEQRSPFPPTLWRRQAVTDSEEALRRRGGKAQELKQVWFTGVHCDIGGGYEDPALSDIPLLWMVGEAKRCGLKFEDAAFTRSEPGAAPSGDSTDIRVQPDVMGERHDSRTGLYRWVAPVPRPIGEAVGGHERVSDTVLRRHDADPGYQPKNLADYLKDSDPQVENVRPRIPGGE
- a CDS encoding polyprenyl synthetase family protein, coding for MPEKAPDPRTERPPSGRPRLGDGPRSSGGRASDPQDPHVRPPYPHVRRDPHVRPDPHVHPDPDVNRLDAVDGDVPAAVGRVLDALLAERVEQAAALDPVFGRDVAERVAQCTVEGGKRMRSQFVWWALRACGGGAAEAEAALRVGAALELIQTCALVHDDVMDGSRLRRGRLALHADVTAQYADAVPADRARRFGEAAAILAGDLALAWADDTVATVVAPPDTDRALRDLWSTMRTEMVAGQYLDIQGQATSSLSLARAVRAACLKSALYSVERPLALGAALAGADGAQSTALCSAGRCVGIAFQLRDDLADAFGDPRRTGKPVGGDIRAGKPTYLAAVARARAETTGDRRALAVLRRSLGRTDLCESRLAEVRDVLVATGARDLVEAKIDRLVAQGMRHLDSAVLEPQARGRIRRLLHASAGTTPTAILSPSPTPGGCGAEDGGPPLSLLPSAGTDGVPR
- a CDS encoding FAD-dependent oxidoreductase; its protein translation is MTRSPRPTAARRGRDRRARTLLPAPGAPRLTGDRRPTTAVVGGGIAGLAAATALAERGARVTLYERENALGGRLAGRPTALADGSEVTMSRGFHAFFRQYYNLRGLLRRTDPGLERLRGLPDYPLRHGNGLHDSFRHVPRTPPWSALGFVALSPTFGLRDLARMNPVAALPLLDVRVPDVYARLDDVSAHDYLRSIRFPEAAHHLAFEVFSRSFFADPRHLSAAEMVLMFHIYFFGSSEGLLFDVPDEPFPAALWDPLAGYLRGHGVELRTGTPVDAVEPTADGGFLVAADAAQHRYDATVLALDAAGLRSLVARSPRLADAAWRERTTRLRTAPPFLVSRLWLDRPVAADRPGFLGTSGYGTLDNVSVLERWEGEAARWTSRTKGSVVELHAYALPDRPARDVEQKQLLEQLHRVYPETRAARVVDERHEWRADCPLFPVGGYDDRPTVRTCDPGLVVAGDLVRTELPVALMERAATSGFLAANALLERWGVRGQTLWTVPDRGRSAPLRRLARLA
- a CDS encoding DinB family protein produces the protein MTRDDRTGPPGFGTERDMLRAFLDYHRATLAMKCEGLTDEELRQQSMPPSTLSLLGLVRHMAEVERAWFRRVFEDNDAPMVWSDEIDFQAAYDASASTREEAFGAWQAEVENSRRVERAAESLDQAGYQPRWEEEVSLRMVMVHVLLEYGRHNGHADFLREGVDGTVGA
- a CDS encoding oxygenase MpaB family protein, whose translation is MLTTVREHLGQVLFRRVAGPDGPTTRARIHDTPGPRWFAPERPIRTVHGDASMFIGGLSALLLQSLHPLAMAAVAGHSGYRGDPWGRLQRTSTFLAVTTYGTAADAQRAVDHVRGIHERIRGTTADGVPYHAADPQLLGWVHAAETDSFLRAHERYGAAPLDAAGYDAYVADTARVAEALGVSDPPRDRRALSARLAAYRWELTATPEARAAARFLLFQPPLPLAVRPFYGGLAANAVALLPDWARGMLWLPRVPVVEQLAVRPAGQVLTRTIRWAMTPPRRPRPV
- a CDS encoding phytoene/squalene synthase family protein; its protein translation is MTARELDAAGITEPALRAAYAQCRRLNARHGRTYFLATRLLPVERRPAVHALYGFARWADDIVDSPAADVPVHRRAADLTHLEQRLHRGLRDGRSTEPVVLALADTARRYAIDHRHFHDFMASMRSDLEVTDYPTYADLRAYMHGSAAVIGLQMLPILGTVVPREEAAPHAAALGVAFQLSNFLRDAGEDLDRGRVYLPADLLSAHGVDRELLHWSRRTGRRDPRIRAVLEAFAHLTRGVYREAAPGIAMLDPVSRPCIRTAFVLYGGILDAVAADGYTVLHRRAVVPRRRRATMAADGLVRLLAARTAARAGRRTVLPTAPARGRPTASGTSAAAPLHEEAV